The sequence below is a genomic window from Uranotaenia lowii strain MFRU-FL chromosome 2, ASM2978415v1, whole genome shotgun sequence.
TTCGCTCAGAGGAGTTCAACGCTCAGGTAAATTGTTTGTTACCAATATTCACGGTCTCGATCTTTTAGGCCTCGACTTCATCGAACTCTTCAACTTGTGGGACGTCCCCCTGAGCATGGTTTGCCACCGCATAAGTTCATCGCTGCCTGGAGGACGTGCAGAGTTTGCGTGTATCGTTTCCGAATCTGTTCACCGATTCGTTGGGTTGCTGTAATAAAACAGAAGCAAAGCTGTATCTCATGCCAGACGTTCAGCCAGTTTTTCGAGCCAAAAGACCTGTGCCGTTTGCCGCATTGCAGTCGATCGAGCTCGAGCTAAATCGCCTAGAGTCGTTGGGCATCATCTCGCCTGTGGAGTTTTCGGATTGAGCTGCACCTATAGTCGCAGTTAAGAAGAAGTCGGTCAATGGCGAGCCGCGCAAAATACGTGTGTGTGCAGACTATTCCACCGGCCTGAACAGTGCCATTCAGCCCAACCATCATCCGCTGCCACTTCCTGAAGAGATTTTCGCCAAGCTTTCGGGGAGCAATATTTTTTCGCACATTGACCTGTCAGACGCCTACCTGCAGGTCCTGTGGAGAAGGAATCGCGAAAATTTCTCACCATCAACACACATCGTGGCCTTTTTGAATTTAATCGTTTGCCACCGGGTGTGAAGTCAGCTCCTGGGACCTTCCAGAATATCGTCGACGCAATGGTTGCAGGACTCGAGGGGGTTGAAACTTACCTCGACGATGTGCTTGTCCACGGCCGGACACCGGAAGAACATCGTTCTCACCTTCTCAAGGCTCTGGAGCGCATTCAGGAGTGGGGATTTACCCTGCGGATCGAGAAATGCTCCTTTTTCATGTCGGAGATACACTACGTTGGCTTCATCATCAACATGCGAGGAATCAAGCCTGATCCGGAAAAGACTGCAGCAATTTGTAGCATGCCACCCCCGCATGACGTCAGCAGTTTGCGTTCTTTCCTTGGTGCCATCAATTTTTATGGGAAATTCGTTCGCAACATGCACGATCTTCGCCATCCACTCGATGCCCTTCTGCGCAAAGACACCAAATGGCACTAGGACGAAAAATGTCAGAATTCTTTCGAGCAGTTCAAGATCCTTCTACGTTCTGATTTACTGCTTGCTCACTACGATCCTGCTGTGGAGACCATTGTTGCTGCAGATGCATCCAACTACGGCGTAGGCGCTTGTTTAATGCATAAATACAACGATGGGTCAGTGAAAGTCGTGTGTCATGCATCTCGATCACTCACCAAGGCCGAGCAAGGGTACGGTCAAGTGGAAAAGGAGGCGTTGGCGCTAATATTCGGAGTCACCAAATTCCACCGCTTCATTTACGGTAGAAAATTCACCCTGCACACCGACCACAAGCCTCTGCTCGCCGTATTCGGTTCAAAAAAAGGAATTCCTGTGCACACCACCAATCGCCTACAACGGTGGGCGCTCATTCTTCTGTCGTACGACTTCGAAATAAAGCACAACTGATGACTTCGGCTATGCTGACGTGCTTTCCCGGCTCATTGATACCAAAATCAAACCGGAAGAGGATTTCGTGATTGCTTCCGTTCATCTAGAGGGAGAAATTACTGCTACGATCGATGCGGCAATAAACGTTTTACCAATCAACTTCAAGCATCTACAAGCGGCTACAATCAAGGACAAAACTCTTCAAACAGTCATCAAATTCGTCCAGTCATCGTGGCCCAAGTCAGTGAAGCAGGTTGAAGATTCTATTCGTCCATTCTACGCTCGCAGAGATGCACTATCTGTGGTTCGCGAGTGCCTCATGCTAGCAGATCGAGTTGTTGTTCCGCATATTTATCATCAACAGGTTCTCAAGGCTCTCCACCATGGTCATCCGGGACAAGATAGAATGAAAGCGGTGATGCGTAGTTACGTCTACTGGCCTGGAGTAGACCAAGATGTCGAAGACTTCGTACGATCCTGCCGAGCTTGCGCTGCTGTCGCGAAGGCTCCTACTAAAACTTTGCTGTCATCCTGGCCCAAATCAAGTCGTCCTTGGCAACGGCTCCACATAGATTACGCGGGCCCAGTTGAAGGTCATTACTTTTTGGTGATCATCGACTCCTATAGCAAATGGCCTGAAATCCTTCGAACTTCATCGATCTCCGCCAAAGTGACTACTGAGTTGCTTGTGGAAACATTCGCACGCTATGGCCTACCAGAAACCATCGTGAGCGACAACGGAACGCAGTTCTCCAGTAGCCTTTTTAAAGAACTGTGCGACTCCCTGGGCATTTTGCACATTCGAACTGCGCCGTATCATCCACAATCAAACGGCCAAGCTGAACGGTTTGTGGACACACTTAAGCGGAGCCTGAGGAAGATTATGCCTGAAACACACAACTCCATCACACGATCACTGCAAATATTTTTGGCTGCCTATCGTGCTACTCCCAACAAGTCAGCACCTAATGGTCTGTCGCCTGCTGAAATTTTGATGGGGAGGAAACACCGTACAACTCTGGACTTGCTCAAGCCAGGTTCAGAGTGAACAACACCACTTGAGCGAAACCAACTCCAAGAAGAGCAGTTTAACCGAAGGCACGGGGCACAAAAGCGACAGTTCGAGAAAGGAGACCCTGTCTACGCCAGCATTTTGATTCAAGGAAAGCTCGTCTGGCTGATTGGCACCATTATTGAACGCATCGGTACTGTTAACTAAAACGTCTGGCTGGAAGAAAAGAAGCAGCTCATCAAGTCACATGCAAACCAACTCCGTGCTCGGGGGGACTCAAAAGTCGAGGAATACCCGGAAAAAGCTGCATCGGAGGTCAAGCTGCCTCTGCACATCCTGCTCCAAGACTTCGATCTCGGCGAAGATCCAGCAACACCTGAGGTTCGACAAACAGCACCATCGGCTACGATTCCACCACAACACCGACAACGAACGAGGCCATCAAGCATTCTTCGGCGGTCAACTCGTATCCGCCGGATGCCGGAGAGGTACAACCCGTACTTCTACAATAAAGGGGGAGGTGTTGGACCCCTTGGAACTGCAATAAAGTGCACAACCGTGCGAAGTTGTGACGCTTAGGCTTATTATAAATCCCGCCTGGATATCCGGTATTGGATTACTTATTGTATTGCGCACCAAGCTACTACCTACTACTCTAGTTTTTACGTCGATCTTAGAATAAACGTTGTCATAAGTAATTTGCGTCTTTTATGTCATGCTATTCAACTTCTGAGATCTACAACAATTACCTTATAACTTAAAATTCTgacttgaaaaaatcattgatgtCTTTACAAgatttatgctgatatgaaatattctgtTAGAAACCAACATTAGTCTCAGTttgattttgtgtttcttgattttcatcataaatcataaattacacaaggccacaaaatttatattttccgaggagcaatgaatttaaaaagtaattttgactaatttgagtgCCCTTAATCCAAATTTGCAACTTTTCTGTCAGCTTTTGTTATCAAAATACCTTTTCTTgataggttaaaattatttgcggaaggtctgtattttattttcaaaactttaaaacaaaacataacattttaaaataaataaattttgattcaattataaattgttttcaagttttcaggtaatttttaattctgcgaaaaaacttctagaaattttctatttgtttactttacctcatttaacgattttttaaagaagttttaaaccaaattaaatttttcttacttttcaaAGTATAAATCTTATCGCTTTGCAGGttccaacaaatttgttaaacttAAGATAggcttatttataacctttaatttgatgtataacacttaatgatcgcaagagtgctagcaaagttatctatgcaacaaatttgatttgataaaatatttttcattcaagtttgctccacaccaacttgtgcacaagaaaggatattttattcaatcaagtaccccatgacggggccaggagttaaaaaaagcgcgcgctttgatcaagttgtaagcaagtcctcttgatgccacgttttgcaggttgcacgatgctaaaacttgaatggagaaaacattatgattcaaagaatgtgatgtgaatgtttgaatatctttgcttgtactgttgcgataattaagtgttatacatcaaattaaaggttataaataaggctatctttttatgaaaagtttatatcgaaaatattttttttctatttactactgattttaagctcttaacttgtaaataaattttctgtaaaagttggtagtttatgaatttttaaattttttcggtttgatttagtcaattatctaaaacaggtccatacgaatgcttgtcataccaatcaccgagcactataaaattatcattttatattaacaacagcttgctagaacacatctacgaatattttccggaaaaatggacttttttcaataaaacttctagcgcacgctggaaacttacttaaatgagctcaaattcagccagagttcttgaaaatgaatgaggatcaaaccctgtaagtggcgttgtgatcagcgaaaaaagccgaaaagtgaactagtttATTATACAACATTAACGATATAGAACACATACGGTTGAAAGGAATCACAAGGTTATTCGCAGATGATACTGCTCTTTTTTACCCGTCTGCTGATGTTAATGCAATTATTAATTCGATGGAAAACGATCTAATATTACTTAACAACTTTTGCCAGTCGATCCTCCTTTCGCTTTATCCAAACAAAACCAaacttatgatttttcattctaGCAAGAAAAAGATACCACAGCATAGGAgcttacccaagtaacaatttaggttttataaGGGACTCCATACCAACTATAAATTAAAGCTATAAAACCTCGTCCGGTTATGTAAGGATCTATAAAACTGCAATACAACGCTTAGTAGCACAAAAAGGCCCTTCTGCAGTTGGTTCTGCAGAGCAAATAATAAAACCTTGCCAATCCAAGTCAACTTTCAGAGTTCTGTGTGAATTTCGCTTATAAAacctatttattatatttttttcatctacaAATAATTCTGCTCCGGAATTGGGTTTTcaatacctacctacctaagggtccagcgccgattgaccggcgcatagggctgagataaaagatctccactgctggcgatccggagccagcgtcttcacttgctgccagccaaggttctcgtcaactgtgcggatttcagcggctagacttcgccgccacgagcttttgggcctgcctcttcttcgatgcccgtctggattccagtcaagcgcctctctgcaaatctcgttttcatctcttcgcagcgtgtgcccaatccatctccacttacgttcccgaatctcgatttctagcgccttttgatgacaccggcgatgaagttcaacgtttgagataaagttgccaggccaccaagcgcggatgatgttccgcaggcaccgattcacaaaaacttgcagttttcgcgtcgtcaccgcatatgtgcaccgcATATGtgggttttcaataataatttaaaaaacaattgaatcttattcaaatcaaaaatgaaaaaaaaaacaaagcacaaAGGATATCTTAATTCTTTAGGTAATTCAATGCTATTTTCTAAGCCGGAATGCTCAATACCTGTTATTAATTTACTTGCGCTTTCAAATTTACCGCATATAGGCATgagaaaatttgggaaaaattgtGGGCCTGCTGTAAATCGTtcttttaaacagtaaaaaccGATTAAATAGATCGAATAAATATTACTTTCAACTATTGAATCATCTTTtggtttgtaaataaattttaaaatattatctcAGCAATAAGGATATCCAAATTTATAATGCGTGGGTTAGGGGATAAGGGTTAATCTCTTAAATAGAAAGATGTCATTTATAAATTCACCTTCCATTGTTGACATTATGGTCGATTGAGAGACGACGGACTGTTGTAAGCCAATTATTCGACCgaataacttttataaaacttttacagCGTATAGAAGTTTTAGTTTCTTATAAACGGTTTATAGACGCcacaaaaagttatttatttgcatGTTTAAAACCTAAGCCACTTGTAATGACCGTATAAGAACACGAATACTAGGAATTGGTTTGAAAGGGCTTTTATAAATCTGAACAGATTCATAGGAAGGTataattaaacattttcaaatcctctatcttttcaaatacaaaaatgttttataggaCACTCACAGTgcctaataaaaatcaaatctcaAAAGTTTAATGTTGTTATATAAGTTGGATATATAATGGGCGTGTAGATGTCCTAGAGACTAGTTGTAAAAAGGttattattaaatgatttttaaaccaATAATAGATATTATACGACCTTTATAAACTAgcgttcaaaaattataaaaccaatcTGAATTTtatgtgttacttgggtaatgTCTAATAACCATGAaatagaaaaagttgaacgtttcaAATATTTAGGTTTAACCTTAGATTCAAAGCTCACCTGGAGTGATCACATCAACAATCTCGAACGGAAAGTTTCCACATTTTGTGGAGTAATGAAAAGAGTTAGGCATTTTGTAACGAGAAGGAGTATTCTACAATCTTATTACGCATGCGTGCATTCATTGTTGCAATACATGATAATTGTCTGGGGACGAGCTTGtcaatcaagaataaaaaaaactacaatcgcTTCAAAATagattcgcattcgcattcgcattcgcataaacagtcgcctaaaacttcggttggcgctactcgtcaactctccgttttatgatGTAACAAGCTTTGAGAATCGCACCACCTTTATTTCTAGAAGATGTTACACTTCCtgacttgaaatttcaaaagaagcaaAGTCTTCCAATTCGTTGCCTAAGACTATAAAAtctcttaaattgaaaaacttgcttccacagaatgttgaaggtgccctggccgaaccctgCGGACTGTGTAGGGAGAGGGAAGGGTACATTAGCCGCTTTAAGTGACTCACGTTTATTTCAACGGtagatgcagagatctctacgaTCCACCCATAAACGTGGGGAGGTTAATAATGGTTAAGTTGGGGAAAGCAAACCCTGGGAGATGCTAGGCCAGCATTACGGGTGATGAATTTGTCCTACACCTCCTACGCTCCTATAGTTTCCTACTGAAACTCCTAGCTCTAATGAGGCTTTTATACAAAAatcttgaacaatttaaaatggTATTGTGAAATTTAATATAATgagtttttaaacaaacataCAATAAAAACGatcttcaaaaacatttattaagcTCCGAAAAAACgagaatgtatgtatgtattgaagtttattacaaaattcttactatttttccttatttatgtacatacctaaaatgaaaatttatttttaaactgtgacccaaagatgggtcttgactca
It includes:
- the LOC129742864 gene encoding uncharacterized protein K02A2.6-like gives rise to the protein MHKYNDGSVKVVCHASRSLTKAEQGYGQVEKEALALIFGVTKFHRFIYGRKFTLHTDHKPLLAVFGSKKGIPVHTTNRLQRTTDDFGYADVLSRLIDTKIKPEEDFVIASVHLEGEITATIDAAINVLPINFKHLQAATIKDKTLQTVIKFVQSSWPKSVKQVEDSIRPFYARRDALSVVRECLMLADRVVVPHIYHQQVLKALHHGHPGQDRMKAVMRSYVYWPGVDQDVEDFVRSCRACAAVAKAPTKTLLSSWPKSSRPWQRLHIDYAGPVEGHYFLVIIDSYSKWPEILRTSSISAKVTTELLVETFARYGLPETIVSDNGTQFSSSLFKELCDSLGILHIRTAPYHPQSNGQAERFVDTLKRSLRKIMPETHNSITRSLQIFLAAYRATPNKSAPNGLSPAEILMGRKHRTTLDLLKPGSE